A window of the Natranaerobius trueperi genome harbors these coding sequences:
- a CDS encoding hemerythrin domain-containing protein: protein MDALELMTEEHTHIKKMLDVLRKKCLNILNNPDEKVNTDFFTRALDFIRYFADKYHHGKEEDMLFGMLIENGGSLEKTLIDGMESEHNLGRLYISQLEEALNEYDNGSKEAKLDIMLTPWPMYIYSIDI, encoded by the coding sequence ATGGATGCTTTAGAGTTAATGACAGAAGAACATACTCATATCAAAAAAATGCTTGATGTGTTACGAAAAAAATGTCTTAACATTTTAAATAACCCTGATGAAAAAGTTAATACTGACTTTTTTACAAGGGCTTTAGATTTTATTCGATATTTTGCTGACAAATACCATCATGGTAAGGAAGAAGATATGTTATTTGGTATGTTAATTGAAAATGGAGGTAGTCTAGAAAAAACATTAATTGATGGAATGGAATCAGAACATAATTTAGGAAGATTATATATTTCACAATTAGAAGAGGCTTTAAATGAATACGATAATGGTAGTAAAGAAGCAAAATTAGATATTATGCTAACACCATGGCCTATGTATATTTACTCCATAGACATATAG